CTTTCATTCCTGATGTTGATAATCCTGAGTCTTGGTAGCTCGAGTGTTCATCGCTTTCAAGTATCTCATTAAAGTCACCCATTATAACCCATTCTTTATCCCTGAACATAGGTGAGCTCTGGTGGGATTTGATGTGTTCCCAAAGCTCTTTTCTTCTTTCAGCAGTGTTTTCTGCATACACAAAGGAGCACAAGAACTCCTCTTCCTCTCCCTCCAAAAGAACAGACATCGTGATGATCTGATCCGATTTAAAAACTGGTGTCATTCTGACCTGTGGACTCCATAGCACCCAAATCCTTCCCTTCCTACTGTATTCATAGTTATTTACACACGACCAGCCTCGAAAAACCGAAGCAATTATTTGTGAGGATTTGCTTTCCTTCACCCTAGTTTCAAGCAAGCACCCAAACTGCAGGCCTTTATTCTGAATCCAACTATTTACAACGTTGTGTTTTGACGGTTTGTTAAAACCCCTTATGTTCCAAAAGAAACCAGTCATTGAGAAGGTTTTCGAGAGCCGCGCTTTCCTAGGTGAGGAACTCCTTTGTCAGTACTTGTGTGCTCTGGGACAATCTTGTGGAAGGTTTTTGAGGTTCTTGGCAAAGACGGCCTCAGATGACTGCCCTCCCCTACTATCTTGTGTTTCATATTGCTTCTTTCCTTGTGAGTTTCCATACTCAGACCCATTTCTCTTATAGTATCCTCAACCTCCTGGCTACTTTCAGTCACAACTGCTATAGGACCTGTTTCACCTACttcattttccttttctttactTTCTTCACCCAGTATTAATTTTCCATTGTCATCAACACAAGCCAAAGCTGAGTATCGAGATGGAGATATCATCTGCACGTACTCGGGTGACTTTGCCTTTTGACTCTTGCTTGTCTTCCCTGGTGATACCTCTTCCCAATCTTTAACAACTTCTCCTTCTTCAATATCATTCTCTAACACTGTCTGATCAGCACCTCCATTATTTTCCACCTCTGATGCTATCTCTGCTGGTCTAGCACTGCTATTCTTCTCTCCCTCGATCTCTGACTCAAGTGAGTTGATTTTCTCAGCGTCCATTTCTTTTTTATCAGCAGTTCCCTCTGCTAGTTTCACTACATCTCTTTCCTCATTTGTTTTATACCCTTCCACTATAATTTCTCTGACCGTCTTCAGAGATGTTTCCCTCTTGTTCATAATACATACCTTCTCCACATGACCCCATTTCCCACATGTGTGACATCGATCTGGTAACCATGGATAAATAAATTCCACCAAGGAGGATTGACCGTTCTTGGTGAAATTTATCTTCTTTGGCAATTCCTTTGACAGGTCCGCCATGACAAAGACTTTTGCAAGCTTGAAATTGGAACAAGACGCTGTCTCAGGGTGAAGCCTATTCGGACGACCCACTGCACTTGTGATGAAGCTCAGCCCCTTCCATGAGTACATGTTCATGGGTACGTTTTTGAGGTGCACCCATAGTGGAATGGTTTTAACTTCAGGCTTCTCCTCCAGCTCAGTTGTGGACCATTTTGTTACCACTAACGGTATATTGCCAATGCTCCACATACCCCTTCGCAAGATACGAGCTCGCATTTGGTCATCTGGAACTTTGAACTTCATTGTTGTGGAATCAACCTCGTACAACTCCACTGGCTTTCCCTTTCCGCCATCTCTCCAGATTTTGTTTACAACGGCGTGGATTCGGGGGATG
The window above is part of the Brassica napus cultivar Da-Ae chromosome C8, Da-Ae, whole genome shotgun sequence genome. Proteins encoded here:
- the LOC125591895 gene encoding uncharacterized protein LOC125591895; its protein translation is MISADPRDSVPVLGVGEGHNESSTEKSGQEKDSRNLVKASPKASYDEATQEKKVMRKYNLDISDSEDQLIVEVSDEVVVNAEPLWEDFLIGKFLDTASYIPRIHAVVNKIWRDGGKGKPVELYEVDSTTMKFKVPDDQMRARILRRGMWSIGNIPLVVTKWSTTELEEKPEVKTIPLWVHLKNVPMNMYSWKGLSFITSAVGRPNRLHPETASCSNFKLAKVFVMADLSKELPKKINFTKNGQSSLVEFIYPWLPDRCHTCGKWGHVEKVCIMNKRETSLKTVREIIVEGYKTNEERDVVKLAEGTADKKEMDAEKINSLESEIEGEKNSSARPAEIASEVENNGGADQTVLENDIEEGEVVKDWEEVSPGKTSKSQKAKSPEYVQMISPSRYSALACVDDNGKLILGEESKEKENEVGETGPIAVVTESSQEVEDTIREMGLSMETHKERSNMKHKIVGEGSHLRPKARLSKTFSMTGFFWNIRGFNKPSKHNVVNSWIQNKGLQFGCLLETRVKESKSSQIIASVFRGWSCVNNYEYSRKGRIWVLWSPQVRMTPVFKSDQIITMSVLLEGEEEEFLCSFVYAENTAERRKELWEHIKSHQSSPMFRDKEWVIMGDFNEILESDEHSSYQDSGLSTSGMKDFEEVIQFCILVDMGYQGPKLTWCNKRDEGIICKKLDRILVNERWLHQRTQAYEVFEAGGCSDHLRGRVHLHPEAIGKRKPFKFINAVVDEPEFLDVVSEH